The following proteins are encoded in a genomic region of Salvia hispanica cultivar TCC Black 2014 unplaced genomic scaffold, UniMelb_Shisp_WGS_1.0 HiC_scaffold_302, whole genome shotgun sequence:
- the LOC125198859 gene encoding potassium transporter 4-like yields the protein QVKSFGVVYGDLSTSPLYVYRSIFSGMSHHHQDTDTIFGAFSLIFWTLTLIPLLKYIIIILSADDNGEGGTFALYSLLCRHGKFSLLPNQQAADEELSAYKYGSSGQCTPSLALKRSIEKRKNLRTVLLLVVLLGAGMVIGDGVVTPAMSVLSAVSGLQAAHTKLPSGMSRYVNLLAWNLSDIYVLAPFCSRCPLSIFEN from the exons CAAGTTAAGAGCTTTGGAGTGGTATATGGAGATCTGAGCACTTCACCACTATATGTATACAGAAGTATATTTTCTGGGATGTCACATCATCATCAGGATACTGATACAATATTTGGGGCATTTTCATTAATCTTTTGGACCTTAACTCTGATTCCATTGCTCAaatatatcattattattctCAGCGCTGACGATAACGGTGAAG GTGGGACATTTGCTCTATACTCCCTGCTTTGTCGACACGGAAAATTCAGTCTTCTTCCTAATCAACAAGCAGCTGATGAGGAGCTTTCAGCATACAAATATGGTTCATCGGGACAGTGTACTCCATCTTTAGCACTGAAGAGATCTATAGAGAAGCGCAAAAATTTGCGAACTGTTTTGTTGCTTGTAGTCTTATTGGGTGCTGGCATGGTAATAGGTGATGGTGTAGTTACTCCTGCAATGTCAG TACTGTCAGCAGTATCAGGGCTTCAAGCTGCTCACACAAAGTTGCCCTCAGGTATGTCTAGATATGTAAATTTGTTGGCCTGGAATCTTTCTGATATATATGTACTCGCTCCGTTCTGTTCAAGATGtccactttctatatttgaaaattaa